The Bactrocera dorsalis isolate Fly_Bdor chromosome 3, ASM2337382v1, whole genome shotgun sequence genomic interval TGGTCAGCGTGCCCGAATTGCTGGTATTGAACGACTGTGACATTGACTGTGCGGGCGATTTCGAAGCCATAAAAGAGAAATGTCGCCGCGTGCGCGAGCTAGATCTGGCACAGAATAAGCTGAACGATTGGCAAGAGGTCTTCCACATACTTGAGCATATGCCGCGTGTGGAGTTTCTCAATTTGAGTAAAAACCATCTGGTCGGCCCAATATGCAATCCAACCACCCTACCCACGAACAGTTTAAGGAGCATGGTGTTGAATGGCACTTACCTGGATTGGCCATGTGTTGAGGTGTTGCTGGACAATTTGCCATTGTTGGAGGAATTACATCTCAGTTTGAATGACTACAAAGAGGTGCTTATCGATTCAATCGAGTGTGCGAGTGCTGGCGATGAGCGTGAGGATGATGTTGCCGTCAAAGCGGCGCATGCTGTCGTTGACGACGAGGTAACCGAGTGCAACGAGcgtaacgacaacaacaaacaaagtgaCTCACACAAATTAACCCTCACAACAATAACGACAGCTGAAGCAACAGCAGCGGCGGCtacaacagaaacagaaacacCCGCAACCCCACCACCAACACCCACTTCCCCCACGGGCAGCTACACCGAGCCGCGCTGTAAACGCATACAACCACATCGAAAACTGAAAACACTACATTTCACCGGCAATCCCGTCGAAAGTTGGCTCGAAATTTGCCGTTTGGGACGCGTTTTTCCCAGCCTCGAGAATTTAGTGCTCGCCGACTGTCCCATCAAAGCCATACAAGCTGATGCGGGTGCCGGTGTGCCAACGGCAGCAGGCGCAAGTGCCACCAATAACAATGACTGCACGCCCGTCTGCGAAGAAGACGTCGAAATGTCCAATAAAACGGAATGTCCGCATAAGCATTTCCACAATCTACAATTTCTCAATCTCAGCTATTCGAACATAAGCGCTTGGGATGACATCGATCAGATTGCGAAATTTCCGAAATTACACAATTTGCGTGTTAAGAACTGGCCGCTGTGGGAGCG includes:
- the LOC105229420 gene encoding tubulin-specific chaperone cofactor E-like protein encodes the protein MPSLLEALERKYFTDCQLENLNDDDAAAETEKSLISIYIPRLPPLVSVPELLVLNDCDIDCAGDFEAIKEKCRRVRELDLAQNKLNDWQEVFHILEHMPRVEFLNLSKNHLVGPICNPTTLPTNSLRSMVLNGTYLDWPCVEVLLDNLPLLEELHLSLNDYKEVLIDSIECASAGDEREDDVAVKAAHAVVDDEVTECNERNDNNKQSDSHKLTLTTITTAEATAAAATTETETPATPPPTPTSPTGSYTEPRCKRIQPHRKLKTLHFTGNPVESWLEICRLGRVFPSLENLVLADCPIKAIQADAGAGVPTAAGASATNNNDCTPVCEEDVEMSNKTECPHKHFHNLQFLNLSYSNISAWDDIDQIAKFPKLHNLRVKNWPLWERLECTEHERRQLLIARLPNVSLLNGGGVISADEREDAERAFIRHYMDKPEWERPKRYDELVAKHGKLDPLVNINLKPEKRLKVFITYKDKTETRLLDVYCTVGDLKTRLEKLIDLPANKMRLYYVDQDFKEFGPELMKYPNKRLYSYNIQAGDEIIIDEKK